In one Erwinia aphidicola genomic region, the following are encoded:
- the pilO2 gene encoding type 4b pilus protein PilO2 — MSKENAPYVIPHGRHSLVAGLHWELIAGARAAARRAARAREADRLTTVPAGRGQLLTGTGNLSDAGLTPKEARRAASLALCALPELGAHGWGIFPLGNDRYWFIAAQDGQLSVLSDVTGDREAVCQALETFLSFDTAAADDRILYCPDGLVPGVSGCERALEDLLSGLTVSRTARLQPVSSRRALLAWSALLLLVFGGYFGHQQYQTFQDETKQAAARAAFLKAREQLKSATPAVLLPWKSQPVLQDFVSHCSRRWQAAPLSIAGWRFTTADCTQDAIRFAWSKPAGGTIGDFAHRLAHWYPGLAPLFNIPGSADTGGVAVALSMPLPASPEDAGSMEAQTQRLTHYAQQLRARLSLTEDGAATTRIDGQQLALPFRSFSFTFSTDIPPDRLFNPAQFDASGIRLTRITVSLAQARLHYVLEGTLYARR; from the coding sequence ATGAGCAAAGAGAACGCACCGTATGTTATTCCCCACGGTCGTCATTCGCTGGTTGCCGGACTGCACTGGGAGCTGATTGCAGGCGCACGTGCCGCCGCCCGCCGCGCCGCACGCGCCCGGGAGGCCGACCGGCTGACCACCGTCCCGGCAGGCAGGGGCCAGCTGCTGACCGGGACCGGCAACCTCAGCGACGCCGGACTCACGCCGAAAGAGGCCCGCCGCGCCGCGTCGCTGGCGCTCTGCGCGCTGCCTGAGCTCGGGGCGCACGGCTGGGGCATCTTCCCGCTCGGTAACGATCGCTACTGGTTCATCGCCGCCCAGGACGGGCAGCTCTCGGTGCTGTCCGACGTCACGGGCGACCGTGAGGCGGTCTGCCAGGCGCTGGAGACCTTCCTGAGCTTTGACACGGCGGCGGCCGATGACCGCATTCTGTACTGCCCCGACGGGCTGGTGCCGGGCGTGTCGGGGTGCGAACGGGCGCTGGAAGACCTGTTGTCCGGACTGACCGTGTCCCGCACCGCGAGGCTGCAGCCGGTCTCCAGTCGCCGGGCGCTGCTTGCCTGGTCGGCCCTGCTGCTGCTGGTATTCGGCGGCTACTTCGGCCATCAGCAGTATCAGACCTTTCAGGATGAGACGAAGCAGGCGGCGGCGCGTGCGGCGTTTCTCAAGGCCCGCGAGCAGCTCAAGTCCGCCACCCCGGCGGTGCTGCTGCCCTGGAAAAGCCAGCCCGTGCTGCAGGACTTCGTCAGCCACTGCAGCCGCCGGTGGCAGGCCGCTCCGCTGAGCATCGCGGGCTGGCGCTTCACCACCGCCGACTGCACGCAGGACGCCATTCGTTTTGCCTGGAGCAAGCCCGCCGGCGGCACCATCGGCGACTTTGCACATCGCCTCGCGCACTGGTATCCGGGTCTGGCGCCGCTGTTCAACATCCCGGGCAGCGCCGACACCGGCGGCGTGGCGGTGGCGCTCAGCATGCCGCTTCCCGCCTCACCGGAGGACGCCGGCAGCATGGAGGCGCAGACGCAGCGCCTGACCCACTACGCCCAGCAGCTGCGCGCGCGGCTCAGCCTGACCGAAGACGGCGCGGCCACCACCCGCATCGACGGGCAGCAGCTGGCGCTGCCGTTTCGCAGCTTCAGCTTTACGTTCAGCACCGACATCCCGCCGGACCGGCTGTTCAATCCGGCGCAGTTCGACGCCTCCGGCATCCGGCTGACGCGCATCACCGTCAGCCTCGCCCAGGCCCGCCTGCACTACGTTCTCGAAGGAACCCTCTATGCCCGACGTTAA
- a CDS encoding toxin co-regulated pilus biosynthesis Q family protein, giving the protein MKIHTTLLLPVLLGGCSLPHVRPADGDARTFVDKQIATQSGIIALAQNDLRLASTSAQPARASPLPSSGKPETAMAKPGTPPAPVPLRNLTRVRTLGPPPALTFISVSERDLKPDALLRKIIPPGWTVSLSADLKVKAGKSLSLQAADQWPYVLDALLRREGWAALIDWQARRVSVANMTAAFVAPPTSAPPVAVKPPSPAAAPAPDGAKSLFTRATGSTSTPAVTPPLTPPAVTAPAPVTPRWHAERGATLRDTLFIWASQEKCATGQNGTWSVAWLTDVNYRIDAPLAFAGSFRDALDGVFRLYSAASVPLYAGISTAQCLLKVDDREVR; this is encoded by the coding sequence ATGAAAATACACACCACCCTACTGCTTCCCGTTCTGCTGGGCGGCTGCAGCCTGCCCCACGTCCGGCCGGCCGACGGTGATGCACGGACCTTCGTGGATAAGCAGATTGCCACGCAGTCCGGCATCATCGCCCTGGCGCAGAACGACCTGAGGCTCGCCAGCACGTCCGCGCAGCCCGCACGCGCCTCTCCGCTGCCCTCTTCCGGCAAGCCCGAAACCGCGATGGCGAAACCCGGTACGCCGCCCGCACCGGTGCCGCTGCGCAACCTGACCCGCGTCAGGACTCTCGGCCCGCCGCCGGCGCTGACCTTTATCAGCGTCAGCGAACGGGATCTGAAGCCGGATGCGCTGCTGCGGAAAATTATCCCGCCGGGCTGGACCGTGTCGCTGTCTGCCGACCTGAAGGTGAAGGCCGGAAAAAGCCTCAGCCTGCAGGCGGCGGACCAGTGGCCTTACGTGCTGGACGCGCTGCTGCGCCGGGAGGGCTGGGCGGCGCTGATAGACTGGCAGGCCAGGCGCGTCTCCGTGGCAAACATGACGGCCGCGTTCGTTGCCCCACCGACGTCTGCTCCACCAGTGGCCGTCAAACCACCTTCGCCTGCCGCTGCGCCCGCGCCAGACGGGGCGAAGAGCCTGTTCACCCGTGCGACAGGCAGCACCTCAACGCCAGCGGTGACGCCTCCGCTCACGCCGCCGGCGGTGACGGCACCCGCACCGGTCACCCCGCGCTGGCACGCCGAACGGGGCGCGACGCTTCGCGACACCCTGTTTATCTGGGCCTCGCAGGAAAAGTGCGCCACCGGACAGAACGGAACCTGGAGCGTGGCCTGGCTCACCGACGTTAACTACCGCATCGATGCGCCTCTCGCGTTCGCAGGCTCGTTCCGCGACGCGCTCGACGGCGTCTTCCGCCTGTACAGCGCCGCCAGCGTGCCGCTGTACGCGGGCATCAGCACCGCGCAGTGCCTGCTGAAGGTGGACGACAGGGAGGTGCGCTGA
- a CDS encoding transcription termination/antitermination NusG family protein — protein sequence MMNFEQINGQNWYLAQYITGGKNRERMFDWLSDQQITPWTPLTVKTIPRADKVNCVRKRISPLFPGYFFLKANLATQPVAQIRTHSAFCGFVMSGSQIAPMRPLVVEGLMMLHPDPTLCPEARDELQEASQKHLTAAQYHSLLRMEQDARPVSNVALLMQLVFEPGSLGF from the coding sequence ATGATGAATTTTGAACAGATCAATGGACAAAACTGGTATCTGGCGCAGTACATTACCGGCGGTAAAAACCGGGAGAGAATGTTTGACTGGCTGAGTGACCAGCAGATCACCCCATGGACGCCGCTTACCGTCAAAACCATCCCCCGCGCCGACAAGGTAAACTGCGTGCGGAAACGCATTTCCCCCCTGTTTCCCGGCTATTTCTTCCTCAAGGCCAATCTGGCCACGCAGCCTGTCGCTCAAATCCGCACGCACTCTGCCTTTTGCGGATTTGTCATGAGCGGCTCTCAGATTGCCCCCATGCGTCCACTGGTGGTTGAGGGGCTGATGATGCTCCACCCTGACCCTACCCTCTGCCCTGAAGCCCGGGACGAACTGCAGGAAGCCTCCCAAAAGCACCTCACGGCGGCGCAGTACCACTCTCTGCTGCGTATGGAGCAGGACGCGCGCCCGGTGTCGAACGTGGCCCTCCTGATGCAGCTTGTGTTCGAACCCGGTTCGCTCGGGTTCTGA
- a CDS encoding helix-turn-helix domain-containing protein, which produces MVPKRLKAAREAAGLTQAQLAELIGIEGVSLNSRLSNYESGRFTPSFDVIIRIAKALDYPESYFYTLDDDVAEAIFHFHQHRNDRSLNPFYDSQDEAKKYKASLDEAKKMIEKLLDFINKSIG; this is translated from the coding sequence ATGGTTCCCAAGCGACTAAAAGCAGCTCGCGAAGCCGCAGGATTAACACAGGCACAACTGGCAGAGCTTATTGGAATTGAAGGGGTTAGCCTCAATTCACGCTTGTCGAACTATGAGAGCGGTCGCTTTACACCGTCTTTCGACGTCATCATTCGTATCGCCAAGGCTCTGGATTATCCGGAAAGCTATTTCTACACGCTCGACGATGATGTAGCAGAGGCTATTTTTCATTTTCATCAGCATAGAAATGATAGATCGCTAAATCCGTTTTACGATTCACAGGATGAAGCAAAAAAATATAAGGCATCGCTTGATGAAGCAAAGAAAATGATTGAAAAATTGTTGGATTTCATCAATAAATCAATAGGTTAG
- the pilP gene encoding type IV pilus biogenesis protein PilP, producing MPDVKLHCALTGVLLAGLAFGAQAVPTAAVTGPALPPPVAIPVPADLPADTLNLARLERIQSDTLLYEAQGARAKALLSLQQNNGYDASVPSALTQTLLSPAPGKTPDPVRGSLPRIAEIAGSGKQLRARLVLADGAGVEVVAGQRVPGSGHTVKHITAQEVQVTTAAGETHTLAFTE from the coding sequence ATGCCCGACGTTAAACTTCACTGCGCCCTGACGGGCGTTCTGCTGGCCGGACTCGCGTTCGGCGCCCAGGCGGTCCCGACCGCTGCCGTCACCGGACCGGCACTGCCGCCGCCCGTTGCCATCCCGGTGCCCGCTGACCTGCCGGCGGACACCCTGAACCTCGCCCGCCTTGAGCGTATTCAGAGCGACACCCTGCTGTACGAAGCGCAGGGCGCGCGCGCCAAAGCCCTGCTTTCGCTGCAGCAGAACAACGGCTATGACGCCTCCGTGCCCTCCGCCCTGACGCAGACCCTGCTGTCCCCCGCGCCGGGCAAAACGCCCGACCCGGTGCGCGGCAGCCTGCCGCGCATTGCCGAAATTGCCGGCAGCGGGAAGCAGCTGCGGGCCCGCCTGGTGCTTGCCGACGGTGCGGGCGTCGAGGTGGTCGCCGGCCAGCGCGTGCCGGGCTCGGGCCATACCGTGAAGCACATCACCGCGCAGGAAGTGCAGGTCACCACCGCCGCCGGGGAAACCCACACCCTGGCGTTCACCGAATGA
- the pilM gene encoding type IV pilus biogenesis protein PilM has translation MGAGYWLLSMFLAWFLFSADMTHRDATRVSELAGGESQQHARQTVQYINLINDWLYDHPQSSGVIRDADLGFTPYPGLKHVISDGRVWVYQPDARGLSGALAALTRGSALLGRVSSRRLTDNQGNDMRVTVPAVVPDASLVYLN, from the coding sequence ATGGGTGCAGGCTACTGGCTGCTGTCGATGTTTCTGGCGTGGTTTCTGTTTTCGGCCGATATGACGCACCGCGACGCGACGCGCGTGTCTGAGCTGGCCGGCGGTGAAAGCCAGCAGCACGCCCGTCAGACCGTGCAGTACATCAACCTTATCAACGACTGGCTGTATGACCATCCGCAGAGCAGCGGCGTCATCCGCGACGCCGACCTCGGCTTCACGCCCTACCCCGGACTGAAGCACGTCATCAGCGACGGCCGGGTCTGGGTTTATCAGCCAGACGCGCGGGGCCTGTCCGGCGCGCTGGCCGCCCTCACGCGCGGCTCAGCCCTGCTCGGCCGGGTCAGCAGTCGTCGCCTGACCGATAACCAGGGGAACGACATGCGGGTCACCGTACCGGCCGTCGTCCCCGACGCCTCGCTCGTATATCTCAACTGA
- a CDS encoding PilN family type IVB pilus formation outer membrane protein, whose translation MHNTPKTLALAAGVSLLLSGCSSMNRIDQTMAQSDRDFGAARDHISKLSSGSPVRDLTAQWINPVPLNGTAQTAAQLPGCALTLTRPGEISIAEIGAIITRDCKLPVVITPDALSAMSAGGGKTERIQGSVPAPDASGMVPLNAMGAVAAPVRATAGAGNTLRGVYWQGGVAGLMDYVTTRLGLSWRYEKGTLVIFYLDTRSFPIAFQDSKTSFASRSVYGSSSTSGEGGISGDGNTSQTTTTDMTTNRYKEIEATVKEMLTPGSGRMSLSSGMLTVTDTPRVLGSVQSYIEGRNKELTRQVLLNVKVYSVTKKRQDQMGLDWDAVFRSGSVGLSLGSSMPGMAGSAMTGGVSILDGKFANSNAFIHALSLQANVSTVTENASTTTNMNPVRIQVVTQQDYFSQISTDNTANVGSTTSVEKSTISTGFNMTMLPYIMPASDRTELQFSISMSDDPEMQTEKIGDVTLKLPKTKMQNFAQNVILDSGQALLISGYQQANNAANSQGVGSPSFFGLGGGANGQNNDTMLVILITPTLLR comes from the coding sequence ATGCACAACACACCTAAGACGCTGGCGCTCGCCGCCGGCGTCAGCCTGCTGCTGTCCGGCTGCAGCAGCATGAACCGGATAGACCAGACGATGGCGCAGTCCGACCGGGACTTCGGCGCCGCGCGCGACCACATCAGTAAGCTGTCGTCGGGCTCGCCGGTGCGCGACCTGACCGCCCAGTGGATTAACCCGGTACCACTCAACGGTACCGCGCAGACGGCGGCGCAGCTGCCGGGCTGCGCCCTGACCCTCACCCGCCCGGGCGAAATTTCAATAGCGGAAATCGGCGCCATCATCACCCGCGACTGTAAGCTGCCGGTGGTTATCACGCCGGACGCCCTGTCGGCCATGTCGGCGGGCGGCGGCAAAACGGAGCGCATTCAGGGCAGCGTACCCGCCCCGGACGCCAGCGGCATGGTGCCGCTCAACGCCATGGGCGCCGTCGCCGCGCCCGTCCGGGCCACGGCAGGCGCGGGCAATACGCTGCGCGGCGTCTACTGGCAGGGCGGCGTTGCCGGCCTGATGGACTACGTCACCACGCGCCTCGGGCTGTCCTGGCGCTATGAGAAGGGCACCCTGGTGATTTTCTACCTCGACACCCGCTCCTTCCCGATCGCGTTCCAGGACTCCAAAACCTCCTTTGCCTCCCGCTCCGTGTACGGCTCCTCCTCCACGTCCGGCGAGGGCGGCATTTCCGGCGACGGCAACACCTCGCAGACCACCACCACGGACATGACCACCAACCGGTATAAGGAAATCGAGGCCACCGTGAAGGAGATGCTGACCCCGGGATCCGGACGGATGTCGCTCTCCAGCGGCATGCTGACCGTCACCGACACCCCGAGGGTGCTCGGCTCGGTGCAGAGCTACATTGAGGGGCGCAATAAGGAGCTCACCCGTCAGGTGCTGCTGAACGTCAAGGTCTACTCCGTCACCAAAAAGCGTCAGGACCAGATGGGCCTCGACTGGGACGCCGTGTTCAGGTCCGGCAGCGTCGGGCTGTCGCTGGGCAGCAGCATGCCGGGCATGGCCGGGAGTGCGATGACCGGCGGCGTGTCTATCCTCGACGGCAAGTTTGCCAACTCGAACGCCTTTATTCACGCCCTGTCGCTGCAGGCCAACGTCTCAACGGTGACGGAGAACGCCAGCACCACCACCAATATGAACCCGGTCCGGATCCAGGTGGTGACGCAGCAGGACTACTTCAGCCAGATAAGCACCGACAACACGGCCAACGTCGGCTCCACCACCTCGGTGGAGAAGTCGACCATATCCACCGGCTTCAACATGACGATGCTGCCCTACATCATGCCGGCCTCCGATCGCACCGAGCTGCAGTTCTCCATCTCCATGAGCGACGATCCGGAGATGCAGACCGAAAAAATCGGCGACGTCACGCTGAAGCTGCCCAAAACCAAAATGCAGAACTTCGCGCAGAACGTCATTCTCGACTCCGGTCAGGCCCTGCTCATCAGCGGCTACCAGCAGGCAAACAACGCGGCCAACAGCCAGGGCGTCGGCTCACCGTCCTTCTTCGGTCTGGGCGGCGGCGCGAACGGTCAGAACAACGACACGATGCTGGTCATTCTCATCACGCCAACCCTGCTGAGGTAG